Proteins encoded together in one Microcebus murinus isolate Inina chromosome 18, M.murinus_Inina_mat1.0, whole genome shotgun sequence window:
- the UNC119 gene encoding protein unc-119 homolog A, giving the protein MKVKKGGGGPGTGEEPAPGASGPSLELTPEPQAESESGSESEPEAGPGPRSGPLQRKPPIGPEDVLGLQRITGDYLCSPEENIYKIDFVRFKIRDMDSGTVLFEIKKPPASERLPISRRDLDPNAGRFVRYQFTPAFLRLRQVGATVEFTVGDKPVNNFRMIERHYFRNQLLKSFDFHFGFCIPSSKNTCEHIYDFPPLSEELISEMIRHPYETQSDSFYFVDDRLVMHNKADYSYSGTP; this is encoded by the exons GGTGAAGAagggcggcggcgggcccgggacGGGGGAGGAGCCCGCTCCTGGGGCCTCGGGCCCGAGCCTGGAGCTCACGCCGGAGCCACAGGCGGAATCCGAATCCGGGTCCGAGTCGGAGCCTGAGGCAGGCCCGGGGCCCAGGTCGGGGCCGCTGCAGAGGAAGCCGCCGATCGGGCCTGAGGACGTGCTGGGGCTGCAGCGGATCACGGGTG ACTACCTCTGCTCCCCCGAGGAGAATATCTACAAGATTGACTTCGTCAGGTTTAAGATTCGGGACATGGACTCAGGCACTGTCCTCTTTGAAATCAAGAAGCCACCAGCCTCAG AGCGGTTGCCCATCAGCCGACGGGACCTGGACCCCAATGCTGGGCGCTTTGTCCGCTACCAGTTCACGCCTGCCTTCCTCCGCCTGAGGCAGGTGGGAGCCAC GGTGGAGTTCACAGTGGGAGACAAGCCTGTCAACAACTTCCGCATGATCGAGAGGCACTACTTCCGCAACCAGCTACTCAAAAGCTTTGACTTCCACTTTGGCTTCTGCATTCCCAGCAGCAAGAACACCTGCGAGCACATCTACGACTTCCCCCCGCTCTCCGAGGAGCTGA TCAGCGAGATGATCCGTCACCCGTACGAAACGCAGTCTGACAGCTTCTACTTCGTGGATGATCGGCTGGTGATGCACAATAAAGCAGACTATTCCTACAGCGGGACACCCTGA